TGATTTGCGGGAAAAAGCACCATTCAAAAGAAAGCATATTGATGGTGCCAGAAATTTGCCATCAACTATGTTGAAATATCAATATAGTGAACTACGTGCAGATTTGCCAGTTTATCTTTATTCTGACTCATTGACAGTAACACTTCGTGCTGCCAGATTTTTGCAAAAGAAAAAATTTACTTCAATTAAATGGCTTAAAAATGGCTTTGATGAGTGGGATGGTCGGACTAAGGCATCTAAATACTAATTGGTGGAACATGTTTGGCAGATTTGCTCAAACGTGTTTTTTATTTTATATTATTAAAAAGGATTTTAAAATATGCAAAAAGTATTGGCAATTGTTGGTCCAACAGCGATTGGAAAGACTAGTTTAGCGATTACCTTGGCTAAGCAATTGTCAGGAGAAATTGTGTCAGGTGACTCGATGCAAGTTTATCGAGAAGTAGCAATTGGAACAGCTAAAGCTACACCGCAGGAGCAAAAGCAAGTTAAACATTATTTGGTTGATACACGTTCTATATTTGAACCATATTCTGTCAAAGACTTTGTTGATCAGGCTGAAGCCGCAATTCAGCAAATTGGTCAACAGGAGAAATTGCCGATGCTAGTTGGTGGAACTGGTTTTTACGTGAATGCATTGTTAAATCAATTGCAATTAGGAGAAAAATCTGGTCATAATTCAGCAATTGACAATAAATGGCAAGCCTATCTATTAGCTAATGGCGAGCAAAAGTTATGGCAAGAATTAAATATGCGTGACAGCGAAGCTGCTAGTAAAATTGCACCGCAAAATTCACGGCGAGTTTTGCGTGCGTTAACAGTGATTGAACGGACAGGACAACAGTTTTCCAAGCAACAGACCGAAATAAAACCACGCTATGATTATTTAATTATCGGCTTAAATTCTGAACGGTCAGAAATTTATCGTCGAATCGATTTGCGAGTGGACCAAATGATGGATCAAGGAATGCTCAAGGAAGCAGAATTTGTTTATCAGAATCGTCAACGCGAATATCAGATCTTGCAAGCAATCGGTTATAAGGAATTCTTTCCATATTTTGAGGGTGAAAAAAGTTTGGCAGATTGTGTTACTCAGCTAAAAATGGCTTCGCGTCATTATGCCAAACGGCAATTAACGTATTTTCGCCATCAGTTGCCACTTACGTTTTTTGATCCATTAAATGATCCCGATTGTATTAAAAAGATTCTAGAGAAAGTTGAGGAATGGTTAAATGAATAATTGGCCAACAGAATTACAACAGTTAGTTAAGGAAGTAGATCAGCAAATTGCGCCGCAATTAGCTAAAATTGACGATAATATTTTATATAATCAAAATAAAGTTTTGCAGGCATTTAAAGATCATGCAGTAGCAGAGGCTGATTTAATTGGTTCGACCGGTTATGGTTCCGATGATGCTGGCCGTGATAAATTAGATCAAATTTATGCCCAAATTTTTCAGACTGAGGATGCGTTAGTACGTTCTCAATTTGTGTCTGGGACTCATACTTTGGCTACAGCGATGGCAGGAAATTTATTACCTGGTGATGAATTGACGTATTTAACTGGAATGCCATATGACACGGTTCAACAAGTGATCGGACTAGCTGGTGATGGTCGCGGAAGTTTGATGTCCTATGGGGTTAAGTTCTCCCATGTTGATTTAAAAAATGGCGAAGTTGATTATCAGGCTGCTCGTCAGCTGCTTAGCTCGCACCAGCCTAAGATGATAGTTATCCAACGCTCTCGCGGCTATGATACACGGCAGAGTTTTACTGTCGGCAAAATTAGACCAATGATTGAAATGATTCGCGAAGTCAGTCCCAAGAGTATTATTTTTATTGATAATTGTTATGGCGAGTTTTCTGAGCAACATGAACCAACAGAATATGGCGCTGATCTAATGGCGGGTTCACTAATCAAGAATGCTGGCGGTGGTTTGGCTAAAGTTGGTGGTTACGTTGTTGGTAAACATGAATTAATTGAAAATACAGCTGCGAGATTGACCGCTGGTGGCATTGGTCGCGAAGAAGGCGCTAGTCTTAATAATAATCTGGATTATTTTGAGGGATTGTTTATTGCACCTAACATTACTGGTAATGCAATTAAAGGTGCGATTTATACGGCTGCAATTTTGGCAAGAATGGGCGAAGAAGTAACACCCAAATGGGATGAAGACCGCACAGATCTGATTCAAGCTGTAATTTTTCATGATAAGGACAAGATGATTCGATTTGCTAAAGTCTTGCAGGCTAATTCGCCAGTTAATTCGTTTGTTGATCCAATTCCAAGCAACGATACTGGCTATGAAGATCAGGTTATCATGGCTGACGGCTCCTTTATTGAGGGTGCCAGCATCGAATTTTCTGGTGATGGTCCAATTAGGCCACCTTATGCCATTTATATGCAAGGTGGTCTAACTTATGCTCATGTTAAAATTGCGATTACTAATGCAGTTAATGAGTTATTCTTTCAAAATAATTAAAGTTAAAACTTGGTTAAATATACTAGACCACTTTGACTTTTGCCAAGGGGTTTGTTAAGGTGTTAATCAGGTTTAGCAGAGAGCTAGGAAAGGCTCTGTGACCAGACCAATTATTATGCAGTTTGATTTTATTAGGTGGCAAAACATGACGAAAACAATTACAGCAGATGATATTAGAAAAAGTGTTGCTGATCATGATGTACGTTTTTTGCGGTTAGCTTTTACTGATATAAACGGTAAGCTTAAGGCTGTCGAAGTACCAAATAGCCAGTTGGAGAAAGTATTGTCCAATGATATTCGATTCGATGGGTCTTCGATTGATGGCTTTGTGCGTTTAGAAGAAAGTGACATGGTATTATATCCTGACTTCTCAACTTGGGCAGTTTTACCTTGGTCAGATTCTCAAGGAGGCAAAATTGGTAGTTTAACCTGTTCAGTTCATACAACTGATGGTGAGCCATTTGCAGGGGATCCTAGAAATAATCTGAAACGGGTACTTGCAGAGATGAAAGACATGGGCTTTTCTGATTTTGATATCGGTTTTGAAGCAGAATTTCATTTACTTAAACTTGATAGTAATAATGATTGGACTACTCAAGTGCCAGATCATGATTCGTATTTTGATATGAATTCAGACGATGAGAGTGCTAGATGTCGACGTGATATTGTTGAAACATTGGAAAGTATTGGTTTCGAGGTTGAAGCAGCCCACCATGAAGTTGGCGACGGTCAGCAAGAGATTGATTTTCGGTTTGATGATGCGTTGACTACAGCGGATCGAGTACAAACTTTTAAAATGGTGGTGCGGGAAGTTGCTAGAAAGCACAACTTGTTTGCTACCTTTATGGCTAAGCCATTGCAAAATCAACCGGGTAATGGGATGCATACGAATATGTCGTTATTCAAAAATGGAAAGAATGCTTTTTATAGTAAGGATAATGAATATCACCTTTCTGATACTGCGCTCTACTTTTTAAATGGTATTTTGTCTCATGCACGGGCAATTACTGCAGTAGCTAATCCAACAGTCAATTCATATAAACGGTTAATTCCTGGCTATGAAGCACCTGTGTACATTTCATGGGCTGCTAAGAACCGCTCACCGCTAGTCCGGATTCCTTCGGCAGAAGAAGTAAATACACGTTTAGAGATGCGGTCTGCTGACCCAACAGCTAATCCATATTTACTGCTTGCTGCTTGCTTAACTGCTGGTTTAGATGGAATAAAACAGCAACAACAGCCAATGGCTCCTATCACTTCCAATGTCTTCAATATGAGTGAAGAAGAGCGTGAAGCTAAAGGAATTAAGCCATTGCCATCAACGTTACATAATGCAATTACTGCATTTAAAGCTGATAAATTAATTCAAAGTGCCCTTGGCAGTCGTCTTTCGAAGAGTTTTATTAGTTCTAAAGAATTGGAATGGGCACAGTACACACAAACTGTTTCTGATTGGGAACGTCAACGTTATATGGAATACTAGATAGTAATGAAACTTCTTAACAACATTATCCACGAGTTCATAATTTTATGAGTTCGTGGATTTTTTGTATATATTATTTTCTATGAGTTGCTTAAGAAAGCGCTATATTGAGAAAATATCTAGCAAGTGCCTGCTTTTTTTTATGAACCACTTCAAAATTTATTTTTTCTAAATTTAAGTAGCTTAAAATCAATAAGCGCTTTATTCATTATTACTCCGGTATTTATAAGTTAGCTACTTAAGTAACAACTAGACTATTTAAATTTATACCAATTTTAAATAAGTGGATTTTTTTAAAAAAATCTGGTGTTTATTTAATTATCATGTTCCTATTTTGTGATGTTATGAATAAAATTACGGCAAAGTTTTTAGTTGATTAGTTATTAAAACTAAAATATAGAAAATTTATTTCACAATTTATTAGCATAGTTGAAAAACAATATTGTCAAAAATCGGTAAGTTAAAGTCTTGATATTTTAATAAGTATAGTTGAAAGGCCGCCTTTGATTGACATTTATTCATTAAAAAAAGACATATATATGAAAACGCAATCAAAAAAATGGTTATTTTTATTTGTGATTTTAAAATAACTTTCTGATGCTTAAACTTAATAAATTTACTTTTTTCAAATAAAATTTGTTATTTTAATATATCTATGCTAGAATAGCATTAATCTAAATTCCTTTAAATGCAACAATGTAGCCGATTAAAAAAGCAGTTTTTTGTCTAATTATTTAAATTAGCAAATATTGATGTTATTATATCTTTTAAAGCATAATTGATAATATGGATTAACGGATTTTGCTAAAATTTATAAATGTTATTTTTATTGGGTATAAATAACAAAAAATATGTTGTGTTAGGTGAAACTTATACCAATTTTTTTGCCTAATTTTATTGACATATTTGAATAATTTGATTACGATAGTTATGTAATTCATATAGTTATGCGATATAGCTAAGAAAGAGAGGAATTATGTTAGGAAAAAATAATTTTGATGAAAGGTTACGGCAAATAGAGAATCAATCTAAAAAAGATCGTTTCTCTATTCGTAAGTTAACCGTAGGTGCTGCTTCAGTATTGATCGGCTTGAGCTTTGTTGGTGCAAATGCACAAACAGCTAAAGCTGATACTGTTGCTCCTGATGCTCAATCAACTGAAGAAGTTTCAGCTTCAACTGAAACAACTCCAGCAGAAAATGAAGCAAACGAAAAAGCAGCTTCTAGTGCCACCAACACTGAAGCTGCTTCAAGCAAAGCTAAGGATAATTCAAAAACCGACTTGTCTTCATACAAAGGTTTGAAATCATTCTTAAAGGATGCTAATAGTAATAATGAGACAGAAAAAGACGAATCAACTGATTCAGCTGCTTCTGCAAATACTACTGTTACCAATGATAATACTTCTAAGCCTGAAGCACAAGCAGATGACCTTAGTAGCGCTACAGTTGCGGATGCTCAAAACTTCGTTCTTGCTTTAGGTAAGGGTGAAATTAAGACAGTTAATTTGGAATCTGATATTGATGTACCAAATGGTATTACCGATACTTGGATTAACAAGTTAGGTGAAATTGGTGTTCGTGGTGACAAGGTTATTAATGGTAATGGCCACACCTTGAAGCTAAACAACAACCAATTGAGTGGTAACATTATCAAGAGTGGTAGTGTACCAAGCATTACTTTCAATGACATTACTATTGAAGGTACCGGTAGTTACTTAACTAATATTCCAATTGTTAACAATTATCCATGGACCACTTTAGGTGATTTCAGTAACATTAACTTGCACAATGCACACACTAAGAATATTACTTTTGGTGGTGGCTTTGATGCTCCATTAATCGCTGCTAACATCAATATTTCTGGTGACACTACTATTGATTACCTTGGCAACGACAAAGGTAGCAGAGGTGCAACCTTGTTTGATGGTAATGTTAATGTAGCCAATGGCTCTAAAGTTACCATTAACGCTAAGAATCTTGTTCAAGTATTTAATGGTGAAGCCTTAAATTCAATTGAAAGTTTAATTCCAAACTTAAGCAATGTTCTTAGCCAGCTTAAGGATAATGGTTTAATTGATGGTATCACTAATACAATTGGTGATTTGAGACTTGGTTCAAGATTTGTTATTGGTGACAAGGCTAATGTTAATGTTAACATTGATTCAACTGTAACTCGTTTAGCTGATTCAGCAATTTTGAACATTGACGTTAACGATGGTGCAAGATTTAAGATGGTCGACAATGCACCCGCTGTTGATGCTAGCTTACTTGATGCAACTGCTAACTGGGTATACTTGACTGCTAACAATCCTGCTTCAGTTAAGATTGTAACTACCAATCCTAACTTAAGACGTCCAGCAATCAACTACTTAGGTACTTGCATCAATGGTAAGAATATTGGTATGGCTGATGTTGGTCAATCGAAGAACTGGGTCTTTGATGCTAAGAATGCTAACCTAATTTCAGCAACTTATATCCCATTCTTATCAGATGCAATTGATAGTATTGTTACTACTGTGTTCCCACAACTTAACATTGATGGTATGAACACCACACTGGATAATGATTACAAGACTCCAGTTGATAAGATTGCTACTAATGGTAATGCAAGCAAGACATTTGTTAACATGGGAACTGAAAAAGACTTGATGAAGTACTTCTCATTCTTGAACGGTCCACTTGTTGATGCAACCATGATTCCTGGTGGAATTGGTGACTTAATTGGTGATCCAATTAACAACTTACTTGGCATTAATGCAGTTCCTGGTTTGCAATTTGGTACTGACTTAGATGATGTCTTGGTTAAGACTGGTGCTGGTCGTTTCGACGTTTCAGCTAAGCCTCAAGATGCCGTTAGTGCTGATTCACTTGGTTCAGCAGAAGACATTCTTTCAGCTTACGATAGTTCAACTAAGACCACTCGTTCAGTTGCTAACTTGAAGAAGACCAAGACTATTACCGATGCATCATGGATGATCGATAAAGCCATGACTAAAGATGGTTCTTTGATTGACGGTGGTGTTATCGCAAGTAACACTGGTAAACTTAATAAAGCTGCTGGTAATGCTACAGCTGACGAATTAGGTAACGCAGTTATTCAAGTAACTTATACTGATGGTACTGTTGACTATGTTCCAGTATTGGTTAAGGTAGTTGCAGATCCAGTTAAACCAGATAAGCCAACTGATGAAACTAAACCTGCCGACAAGCCTACAGACAACACCAACAATGGTGGTTCAGTAGCACCTGCTCCAGCACCAGCACCAGCACCAGCTCCTTCAACTCCAGCAACTGACAATAACAGCGATGCTGATAAGGATAAAGATAGTCAAAAGGCAACTGAAAAGACCTTAGGTCACGATGCTTATGTTTATGATGAAACTGGTACTCGTACTACTAAGAAGTACAAGGCTGGTGCAACTCTTGATACTTATGGCACCAAGAACATTGATGGACGTAAATATTATGACCTTGGAGACAACAAATACATTGTTGCTTCAAACATTGATGGTAAGAAGAGAAAGCTTAAGAAGAACGCTTACGTTTACAAGAAGAACGGCAAACGGGCTAATAAGAAGACTCTGAAGAAGAACAAGTATGTTACTACATATGGTGGTCCTTCTACTATTAAGGGTAAGAAGTACTACACTATCGGTGGTAACAAGTACGTTAAAAAGGCAAACTTTCGTAAATAACTAATACTTATAACTCTTTCTATATTATTAAAATAGCACACACACACGAAAAGAACGTTTGAAAATTTCAAACGTTCTTTTTATATGCACTTGTAAAACTGTAATCCATTTGTTATGATTCTGTTTACTTTACGTTATTTTTTATTTAAACGGTTTAATTTTTTATGGAAGGGATATAGCCATGATTAGAAAAAATAAAAGCCGAAAACAACCGCTTTCAGTCACAAAAAAGAAACAAAGCTTTGCCATTCGGAAGTTGGCAATTGGCGCGGCTTCTGTGTGTTTGGGAAGTTATTTTATTACTACACAAATTACCGCAACGCAAGTTAAAGCAGATACTGTGTCTGAGACGCAGCAAGTTACTGATTCTAAGTCTAAGCAGCCTAATTTAGCAACTTTTCAAGGTTTAAGTGAGTTTGTCAAAGCAGATACTGATAACAATTCTAAGTCAACTACTAGAGCTAACGAGCATCAAGAGCATCCAGAGATTATGCAGGAACTACAGCCGGTGGAATCAAGTCAAGACATCAATTCATCACCTAATGCTCAAAGTTCAAAGACTGTCGTTACTTCTAATACTGTATCAAATAAGCCAGCATTACTAACACAAGTTCAAAGTGCATTTACTGATGTAGAAGAAGTAGTAACTGCTCCAGATTATGCAGATAGGATTGATCTTAAGACTCAAGAGAAAGTTGCGGATTGGTATAACTTTGCTGCAGACAATCTGCGTGGCGTGCTTAATGATCCTGATCAATACACTGAAACAGATATTCAAAAGCTATTAGAGCAAGATGGCGATATTCGAGAGTATGCTAAATGGCTTAAAGCAGAATATAATGCTCCTTCGCAGCTAGCTGTAGATAATTGGTCAGATTTTTTATTAGGTATTGCAGCTCCTAGAGTGAAGACTATCGATTTATTGTGTGATCTTTATTCGCCAACAGAATTAGCTTCAGATACAGAAGTCAGAATTACCTTTTTAAATGATAAGGTAGTTAATGGTCATGGGCATAGCTTGATAATGCAGCAATGTTATTACTTTAGCAACGATTACCTAGTACCAAATGTGACAGTAACTTTTGAGCAAATGAGAGTTGTTAACGCGATTAATGACTTGGCAGCCAGGGAATATGCAATATTTAACTTTGATGCTGATGGTTATAATAGTGAAAGCGGTAAAGCCATCTACCCAACTCTTAAGCTAGATCAGGTAACTTTACAAGGTGACTTTAACGTTAATTCAGTTGGCATGCTTGCATTAAATAGTGTTAAGATTGATCATTCGTTGAATCGTCTTAAAGGACAGAGACAACTAATAATTACGGGTGACAATTATTTCGATTATTTCTTTGATTATAATAAACAGGATATTTGGTCATTAGAGAATAATCCATTAATCTCTGGTGGTGAAGAAGGTGTGAGCATTGCTAAACAGTTCTATTGTATGCTTTTGGCAGAAGATGCACGGCTTACTGCGACTTTTAATGCCATTAATATGCCTGAAGATTTGGATTATCGGCAAGGATTTGATTTTATTGGTGGCGGATTTATTGTCGGTAAAAATGCGCAACTGACACTTTCCGGTGATTACATTGCCAAACTACTACCTAGATACGATCAGGGAGTGTTTGTAGTCGGAGACAGTGCCAAGGTTGATATCCAGGCTGGTGAGCATTGTGGGAATGTCTTAGCGACTTCACCAATTGAAGCCCGGCAAGATTCAACTTTTGTAGCGGAACTTAATTCGATTCATTGTGATGAATATCCTGACAGTGCAACTCTATGGTCATTACACCCTATGAATCCCAAGCTTTTCAAGATTACTAGCAAGTCAACAATTACTTTTGCCTCATCTGATGGTTTGTATATTCATGGCGAAAAGATTGCATTGTCCGGTGATCATCAGCACAATTGGCTGATTAGTAAGCCGCGTGCAGCCACTAACCCTGATGGAACATTAGTTGATGAAGCAATGGATGATCGAATTAATGCAACAACTAGCTTGGCTTTTAATCAAACTGATTTTTCTGAGCTGAGTGCTAGTCAACAAGCTGATTATCTTAACGGTTTTGGTAATCCAATGGTACTTAACCAAGATCCGCTAGCAGAAATCAAACAGTTTTTACCAGCAAGTGATATTGCGACCCAGGGTAAAGCTTATACAAAAGATGGTCAGGTCGATCTTAATGGTGGTTATTTGCCATTTGGCAATGCAGGGTCATTATCATGGGGTGAAACTGATGCTAACGGTAATCACTTGCCAGGGTTCAGTGAATGGCAAAATCCTGATCATAAAATTTATAACTTGCGACTAGGAATGGATTATCAACAGATTCTAGAGCAGACTGATGCAGGTAATTACGATGTGCAGGCTGCTGCAGAAGTAGCGGCGGATGCCAAAAATATTAATTTAAGTCAGGTTATTTGGCAAATTAAAGATAAAAAATCTGCTAAAAATGTTTCCTTAACAGAGCTTATGAATACTAAAGATAGCTTTAGTCCAGATCAAAACGTGGTAGTCAACATCAACTTTCTACCTGGGAAGTCAATGAATGCAGCTGGAGAAGTTGAAGATCATGGTCTAGTTGGTGAAAATGGACAATTACTTAAATCCGCTCAAATGAATCCAACTGACTTAGGAAATGCAGTGATTAAGGTAGTCTATGGAGATGGCAGCTTTGATTTAGTGCCAATTCTAATTAAACAAGCTGCAAGTAATCAGCCTAGCGATACCAATCAGTCTGGTGCTAACATTACCGACAGTGTAGATAATGGTAACGTTCCTAATCAGGTAGGTGAAGCAAGTACTCCAGTTGCGGGTAATGACCATGAGACAAGTACTCCAGCTGAGACAGGTAATGTTGATAATGGTAAACCAGGAAATATTGATCAGGTTAATCCAGATCAAGGAAATATACCGACTGGCTCAGAAAATAATCAAATTTCAATAGTTGATGAAAATCATACTACTGAAATTGAGAATCAGCCTCAAGATAACCTTAATCTTGATCAAAATCCAAGTGCTAGTGCTGGAGAAGTTGAAGCAAGTACTCGCAAGCAACTGCATCACAATGCCTATTTGTATAACAAGCAAGGAAAGCGTATTACTAATTTAGTACTTAAATCAGGTTCTTGGGTGACGGTTTATGGAGTAGCCGTTATTAATCAGCGCAAATTTTACCGACTAGAACAAGATTTATATTTGGCAGCTGGTAATATTGATGCCCAAGTACGCAAGTTAAATCATAACGCTTATGTCTATGATCAAATTGGCGCTAGAGTTACATCAGAATGTAAGCTTAAAGGTTCTGAACTTGAGACGTATGGAGATCCAGTCAAGATTAAAGGACAGGATTATTTAATTATTGGTGATAATCGTTTGGTTAAAAGCAGCAATATTGCTAATGCACCAATTGCGCCAGAACGAGCAAAAGTTACTGGTTTAGTGCTTAATGGAGAACTAAAGCATAACGCTTATGTTTATGATGCACAGGGCAAGAGAACTAATCAGGTGATTTTGGCGATTGGTTCACAAATGTATGCGGCAATTGAAGAGACAATTAATGGTCGTAAATACTATGATTTTGGCAATAATCAACGATTATTAGCAGCTAATATTGATGGTAAACCAAGAAGTTTGACTCATAATGCCTATATCTATAATAGATATGGTCAGCGAATCGGTAAAAAGGTTCTTAAAAAGCAACAAAGGATTCAAACCTATGGTTCCCCAATCAAGATTAAGCAGCAAAGTTATTATGTAATTGGCGATAATCAATATCTTAGATGTAGCAATTTTAAATAAATAATAAAAAAGATCAAACATTTTAATTTGAAGTGTTTGGTCTTTTCATTTGCAAATATTTGCTTTGTTGAAAAAATTGGCAATTACGGAAAATAACTTGATCTCAGTAAAATAGCAAATGCTCTATTTGAACTGTTTCCCCCACAGCCAAGGGTCTTCATGCCAAGTTTTTAGAGTGTCATATTCAGCTGCAGTAATTTGCTTTTGATCTTTTTCTTCTTGCAATAATTCTGGATAAGATAGTAATGGATTAAAACTAACGTTAGCTTTTGCGAAGTTTTCACGTGCATCAGGTAAATAATAGGTGAAGATTGATGACACACCAATAACTTGGCCACCTTCTTTTTGGGTGGCCTTGACGGCATCTAAAACGGAACCACCAGTAGTAATTAAATCATCAATTAATACGATTTGGTCAGTTGGGCTAAAACGCCCTTCAATTTGTCGACCTTTGCCGTGGTCTTTAGGTTTTGGGCGAACATAAATCATCGGTAAACCAAGCTTAGCGGCTACTAAAGCTGCATGCGGTATGCCGGCTGTAGCTACGCCGCCAATGATACTCACATCAGGATAGTTAGTTTTAATTAGATCTGCTAAATCGCTAGCAATCCAAGCACGCAAGTCCGGATATGAGATGGTCAAGCGTAAATCGGTATAAATTGGTGACAGCATACCACTAGCATAAGTAAATGGCTTGGCAGGTGAAATAGTAATGATCTTTTCTTGAATTAATCTTTTTATAATTTGTGTCTGGTGCATCTTAATTGAACTCCTGTTTAATAGTTTGGTAAACATCTTGCGGATTAGCTGCTTGAGTGATAGGGCGCCCCACGACAATCGCACTCGCCCCAAGTTTACACGCTTTTTGCGGGGTAGTAACTCGCTTTTGATCATCCTGCGGATTTGACTTTAACCTAATACCAGGTGTAACACATAAAAATTCGCTACCAAGTTGCTGTCTGATAGCTGCTGTTTCTAGTGGTGAACAGATAACGCCGTCAGCACCAGCTTTTTTAGCCATTTTAGCTAGACTAATTACCTGTTCTTGCATGGGCAGCACGCAGTTTTGCTCGTTTTTCAAAATTGCTGGCGAAATCGACGTTAATTCAGTAACTGCTAAGAGTTTAGGAAGAGGTTTTCCGGCAGGACTGCCAGCTGCTAGACCGGAGCGGGCTGCCGCAATCATTTCACTGCCGCCTAATGCATGGACAGTTGTGCAGTAGATGCCTAGTTGTGCTAGTTGTTTGGCAGCATGATAGACGGTATTAGGAATATCATGTAATTT
This DNA window, taken from Lactobacillus sp. ESL0684, encodes the following:
- a CDS encoding rhodanese-like domain-containing protein, coding for MSTFLIILDVVLVLVILGFVAVWLWNKYQTKRLGDGDLTNEEFKQGMRKAQIVDLREKAPFKRKHIDGARNLPSTMLKYQYSELRADLPVYLYSDSLTVTLRAARFLQKKKFTSIKWLKNGFDEWDGRTKASKY
- the miaA gene encoding tRNA (adenosine(37)-N6)-dimethylallyltransferase MiaA — encoded protein: MQKVLAIVGPTAIGKTSLAITLAKQLSGEIVSGDSMQVYREVAIGTAKATPQEQKQVKHYLVDTRSIFEPYSVKDFVDQAEAAIQQIGQQEKLPMLVGGTGFYVNALLNQLQLGEKSGHNSAIDNKWQAYLLANGEQKLWQELNMRDSEAASKIAPQNSRRVLRALTVIERTGQQFSKQQTEIKPRYDYLIIGLNSERSEIYRRIDLRVDQMMDQGMLKEAEFVYQNRQREYQILQAIGYKEFFPYFEGEKSLADCVTQLKMASRHYAKRQLTYFRHQLPLTFFDPLNDPDCIKKILEKVEEWLNE
- a CDS encoding methionine gamma-lyase family protein, which encodes MNNWPTELQQLVKEVDQQIAPQLAKIDDNILYNQNKVLQAFKDHAVAEADLIGSTGYGSDDAGRDKLDQIYAQIFQTEDALVRSQFVSGTHTLATAMAGNLLPGDELTYLTGMPYDTVQQVIGLAGDGRGSLMSYGVKFSHVDLKNGEVDYQAARQLLSSHQPKMIVIQRSRGYDTRQSFTVGKIRPMIEMIREVSPKSIIFIDNCYGEFSEQHEPTEYGADLMAGSLIKNAGGGLAKVGGYVVGKHELIENTAARLTAGGIGREEGASLNNNLDYFEGLFIAPNITGNAIKGAIYTAAILARMGEEVTPKWDEDRTDLIQAVIFHDKDKMIRFAKVLQANSPVNSFVDPIPSNDTGYEDQVIMADGSFIEGASIEFSGDGPIRPPYAIYMQGGLTYAHVKIAITNAVNELFFQNN
- the glnA gene encoding type I glutamate--ammonia ligase, which encodes MTKTITADDIRKSVADHDVRFLRLAFTDINGKLKAVEVPNSQLEKVLSNDIRFDGSSIDGFVRLEESDMVLYPDFSTWAVLPWSDSQGGKIGSLTCSVHTTDGEPFAGDPRNNLKRVLAEMKDMGFSDFDIGFEAEFHLLKLDSNNDWTTQVPDHDSYFDMNSDDESARCRRDIVETLESIGFEVEAAHHEVGDGQQEIDFRFDDALTTADRVQTFKMVVREVARKHNLFATFMAKPLQNQPGNGMHTNMSLFKNGKNAFYSKDNEYHLSDTALYFLNGILSHARAITAVANPTVNSYKRLIPGYEAPVYISWAAKNRSPLVRIPSAEEVNTRLEMRSADPTANPYLLLAACLTAGLDGIKQQQQPMAPITSNVFNMSEEEREAKGIKPLPSTLHNAITAFKADKLIQSALGSRLSKSFISSKELEWAQYTQTVSDWERQRYMEY
- a CDS encoding SLAP domain-containing protein — its product is MLGKNNFDERLRQIENQSKKDRFSIRKLTVGAASVLIGLSFVGANAQTAKADTVAPDAQSTEEVSASTETTPAENEANEKAASSATNTEAASSKAKDNSKTDLSSYKGLKSFLKDANSNNETEKDESTDSAASANTTVTNDNTSKPEAQADDLSSATVADAQNFVLALGKGEIKTVNLESDIDVPNGITDTWINKLGEIGVRGDKVINGNGHTLKLNNNQLSGNIIKSGSVPSITFNDITIEGTGSYLTNIPIVNNYPWTTLGDFSNINLHNAHTKNITFGGGFDAPLIAANINISGDTTIDYLGNDKGSRGATLFDGNVNVANGSKVTINAKNLVQVFNGEALNSIESLIPNLSNVLSQLKDNGLIDGITNTIGDLRLGSRFVIGDKANVNVNIDSTVTRLADSAILNIDVNDGARFKMVDNAPAVDASLLDATANWVYLTANNPASVKIVTTNPNLRRPAINYLGTCINGKNIGMADVGQSKNWVFDAKNANLISATYIPFLSDAIDSIVTTVFPQLNIDGMNTTLDNDYKTPVDKIATNGNASKTFVNMGTEKDLMKYFSFLNGPLVDATMIPGGIGDLIGDPINNLLGINAVPGLQFGTDLDDVLVKTGAGRFDVSAKPQDAVSADSLGSAEDILSAYDSSTKTTRSVANLKKTKTITDASWMIDKAMTKDGSLIDGGVIASNTGKLNKAAGNATADELGNAVIQVTYTDGTVDYVPVLVKVVADPVKPDKPTDETKPADKPTDNTNNGGSVAPAPAPAPAPAPSTPATDNNSDADKDKDSQKATEKTLGHDAYVYDETGTRTTKKYKAGATLDTYGTKNIDGRKYYDLGDNKYIVASNIDGKKRKLKKNAYVYKKNGKRANKKTLKKNKYVTTYGGPSTIKGKKYYTIGGNKYVKKANFRK